A region of the Argopecten irradians isolate NY chromosome 16, Ai_NY, whole genome shotgun sequence genome:
TGGGTAAATTGTGACTTGGTTATAGCTGTAGTGGGCAGATTGGATTTCGTCTTGCATTGGGCAGCGGTAGTTTTCTGCAAAGTCAGCGACCGTCACTACACATTTCTCTTGTACGGCTGTTGTCAACTTGCTAAATTGTTCCTTTTGCCATTGTGCTGTGAAGAGATGTTCTCCTAGAGGACCAAGCTCCATGACAAATTCAGCTAAAAGTTCCTGTAGCAAGCCAGTCTTTTCTAACAAGACTTGTCTTTTGCTGACTTGCACCTTACCATTTGCAACTTTTTCTATACTAGAAAGCTCCCATCTTTTCCAGCAACATTCTTGATTTGCATCAAGTACTTCCAGGTGCACTCTGATTGAGTGAGGTGAGCGCTGCCTGCATTGTCTTGAGATGCATTCAAACTTGGGGAACTCGCCATCTCCTTTCTGACAAATAGTGTGTTGTACTGCTTCTTCCTTTGACTTCAGTTTATGTTGTGAATGTCCTGCTTTTTCAAGTAGTTTGTCGATTacatcaattttgaatttaacaTTCAAACAGTACTCACATAAGCAgtttataaatttcatatgtttcaTTGTAAGCACTGACTTAGGGCGGAGTTTACGGAAGTGACTCAAAGAAAGTTTTGTTCCAGGAAACTTGGTGATAAACTTTGCGTATGTTCTTGGTATCGTTTCCATCATGATTGACTTCTGTTCACCTGTCTTCAAATTTACTGTTTTCTTTGATGCTAATGTAGTTGCTTCTTGTTTATAGAAGTCTTCTAGTCGATCTCTTTCTTCACATTTCATGGCATTTGATCGAGACATTTCTGGTTCTTCCTCGACATTCAAAAGACAGCATATTTGCCAATACTCAAATTTGACTTCTAGCGTTTTACGTACAGAGTGCTCCACTACTGCCTTACCACACACACTTCGTGTTAGGATTTGGTATGCTTTTCTTCCAGTTTTACTTTGGTCTCTTTTTAGTCTGTTCAGAGAAGCTTTCAGGTTGGCAATTATCTTTGCAgaggttttttccctttttcgTATGGCCATTTGATGTTTCTTATACCTCAGAGCTcgttttcttcttttttcttgGTCAGACtcagttttttttttgcttgTTCTTGGCTTTCGATAATTCCTTCTTGTACTGTCAAGTCCTTGTCTTTTCTGTACTTCACTCtccttttttcattttcccttctttttccttGACTCGTTTGTTTTGCTCGGCTTTTCCTTTTCATTTCTCTCAAATACGACCTCCTTGTTTCAATTCTCTGTCGCGTATTAATAATACCAGTGTTTGATTTTACTATGTTTTCTTTCTGTCTTTCTCGATATCTTCTCATGCGTAATTTAGATTTTTCTCTGGCAATAACCTTTTGATCTTGAGTTTGGTTTGCCCTGTACTGGCGACAACGACAGTTGTCCTGGTTTCTAAATGCCTTGTAACTTTCCTCATCTTTTTTCAGTTCACCATAAAAAATCATCCATTTGGTCTTATGTTCTCGGTCCTGAATATCCCCTTTCTTTTTGATGCGCAGGGAGTATCTGAAGTGAgagaattatttttcaaatcacATTATTGaaattacaatacttataaATTCAAACATTATAGGATCTGTGAATGAGTCTTTTAGAAATTATGAGGTCAATATGTCACTTTATAATCAACAACTATTAATTTATGGTGACTTTTGACATTGATAGgatgtcaaaatatcaaattaagtcACTGAAAATAATATAGCTGAAATATGAGAAACCATGGTGTAACGTGGACATTCTGACAATGGTGAAAGTTAAGTTCATGTCTATTCatacaatttaataaaaaagaaatatattaattttcaagtttatttttcaaatgcaGAAGCGatatattttcatcattgaggttcattaaatacaatttacttTCTTCATAAAATTGGATGTAGAATTGACACAATTTACATGATATGATGTAACATTGACACATCGTTATCAGCGTCACACTCTGCTTGTTACACCCATATCTCAACCAATCTCACAATAATCACAAAAAAGATACTTGATTTTAAAACTTCTTTTCTTTATCTCGGTATTGACTATTTCTAATGCCATTACTATAGACAGCCTCCTCAGTCATCCAGCATGGGGTGCAACATGGACTTGATAAAGGTGAAAATGGTGTAACATTGACATTCCAAAAAATACAAAGGTTACACCCAAGTAAAATTTAGTCTGTGATGAAAAAtctctaggtttttttttcattttaattccCTGGCATGCAAATTTAACTTTTTGTCATGCATAAGCTGAAGAACAAATGTTTGGTATCATGATGAAACCTGGATGTATCATTGACACACAACAACCTAGAAGGATACAAGAATGGTGTAACATTGACCGAAATAAGAAATACATGGTGTAACATGGACAGACCAGCATGATAATTTGTTACAACCATTgtcttaaaaataaattttgaaataaatattacgTACTGTACTTTATTTTCAGTCTATATCAGACAACTGTGTTCAATAGattaaatatttgatacaaaaaaaaatagtttttttgtAATAAGATATTTATATGCATCATGGACAGAATTCTGACAGCTCCTGTCGAGCTTAGAGTATGTCAGTGGTAACACGTTGTGTCATTTGTACAATTACATAAATATTACAGGATATAACGCTTTTATAATCATACAGAATCATAAATAACTGATCGTAGGCCTACATGATTTTGGTAATTCTTGGTATTCATATTTGTTATGACCTGTTGATGTAATGAAGACAATGAAACCCTCAACGAAGCCTTCCACCTCGTGTCAAAATTACGCCCAGgtcttgttttaattatatcaaatccCAGAGCAAAAATTCTTTCGTTAAATGGTTCATCCTGAATAACCTAAGTCAAAAAAGCATGTATGAACGTCATTCCTTTCATTAGTGACTATCAAACTAAAAAATGTATTAGGTGTTATGTTGACACGCTACCATAAAAGATTGTCTGgacatgacgtaacaattgacaCGAAGGAAAAAGTCGTTTTCGCAATAgcaatattttttcactatcgtTTCTCTCTCGCTAAGATGACTGGACCAACCCAACAACCATCGTCAGTTATCATTTATAATCTTCTAAGTcgattgatatatatttgttaatttcatgAGTTTGACGTATGCATTATTATCTTGCCTTTTTATCGTGTTGTCCCAGAACATTTATGGACGTAACACCTACCTGCCCTCACCCATATCTTCTTCCTCCGCTCACATCATTCGGAAACTGAGCGTTTGGTCTATCACGTGGTTCGCCAAGTGTTCGGTATGTCGTAAAAGGCCGTAAATTTACTGTTGGTGTCGTAATAATTTACAGATTCCGATGTTCTGACCATATTTAGAGCACGATAAAAACAGACAATGGGCGTAACGCTTTGACACGAAACACAGCTGAAATCTTGAAGagaatgttgttattttgtgccCAGCTTGATTGAATTAACGATATGCATTACCCGTGTGTCTTGTGAAGATATTTCAGATTCATGACACGACTGCCGAAAGAGTAACcaaaatgttgaattatatgGGCGTAACAATTTTGACACGTAATGTTACGCCCaagttttttttagaaaattaaattaatgactACTATTGCgtttgttttgtaaaaaaagTGTCAACGGattagatattttttatgaatgtaTTAAATGACCGCAGATTGAATGATACCAACTAAATGTGCCAAGAAGAAAGCATTTCGATATGACTAGAGAAAAACTGCATATGGTCATTTTTGTCTTCAGTTcacatatttatatcaatattttcatgGTATCTTTACAAACTTTAACGCATTTACTCTTTTCAGTTATCTCACAATAAGGAGGGAAAAGACTAAACacataataaaatttaatataatcATTTCATTTTCGTATATTTAGTAATTTTATGGGTGTAACTGAAATTCCTTGACATTGAATTCTTGGCCAtgtgtatagtggaactgttgcccttttttatagtgctatatcactgaagcatcgCTCGCCAAAGACCACCAAAGCAAACagacaccccacccggtcactttataactgacaacgggcgaaccagctCGTTCCACGTCcagttatgctgagcgctaagcaggagaaaAAACTACGACTTTTACAGATAACCAATgtgccttcctcacaagggcgagcgTTCAACTAAAAGGGGCCAAatagtgaggtggtgtcaaggagGACGTCAGGGaagaaataaagtaatttaggaagaaagaaacgATAAGATCACTAGAATTTAGTCTCGCCTCTACGATCATCGCCCAATAGGGGCAacatacaattctaacgccagGGTGTGTATTTTGTAATCATGTCGAGTTATTTAAGGATAGTGTTAGTATAGTTGTTTTTAAACTAATGAGTAAAACAATAGATTATTTCGCAACGATAGTTTTATTACTTACAGGTTATTAATAGGTCTTGAAACTCATGGTTTGTTTATCCTTAGTTCATCCTGTTCCATATTCTCAAACATGACGAGCTAATGTACGTCTATGACAACTACTTGGGAAGCGTAGGGTTGTAAagtttttctatatatattagaCATACATTGTGGGTTGTAAACGTGTATTTTAATCGGTAGTTCTCGCTCTACGATGCCCCTCATATGCaatgatagtaaaaggcgactcaaatttaggatcttatcttctTCCTTTGTCAgagcgtttgtttgtttgtttgtttgatttttatgtaacgtcctattaacagctatggttattttaaggacggcctcccatgtatgcggtgtgttgcgtgtatgttgtgcgaggtgcgtgttcaGGGGGAACAActgtaaaaatattatatgaatGTGTTATCTAGCGTCAGTTCTTTGCTTGACGCTGCACACGTAAGTCGGCAATTTAACCAACTCCGATGGCTAAGCTTGGAAAAGTGTTGGAAAAGCTTAATTCCACCGAAACATCAATCACGTGAATACAGGAAAGGGTAGAAAAACCTGGAATAACAACTAACCACACAAAAAAGTGTACTGTGCaagtcaatctgattaaaaatacagatcctatataaccactccgttacaTGAAGGATCTGAAACATGaatcccatagggggtcacgtccatAATGACCTTTTAATACCACGTGAAAGTCATACCAAATCCGgttttctacaccttgctacTTCAATTGAAAGCGCGTATATTTCCGTCCCAGTAAACATACACATTAAGCTCTTGTTGTGACTCTTTGTGGGCGAGAATGCTTAACGTAAACCCAGTAAAGTAATTCCTGACATTCAAACAAAATTctactgtcaaaattttgcaaggtAGCCATTTGGATTGTGTCCTGTTTTCAACAGTCACCTGGAGCACTGTGATATCAAAAACGAAAGTTTATGTAATCACTGATTGCGTATTGATACATTCCAACACAATATTTCACAAGCTTctattgttgtatttttttatccAAAGTAATAATTTGACAATTTACGAAGTGAATAATGAATAACATTCAGAATACATTCTTCATTTCAATTTCAGGAAAATACAGACACCAGTGATTTCGATCAAGCTTTTTGACTTTCTGCGCGATATATCACCATCCAGCGATGCTCTGTGTAAATGGAAAGTACATTGctaatatgtattattatacTCGCGTAAGTCACCCCCCCGGCGGGGTTTGcgtcacacacacacaaaccataGTTGCCTTGGGTCCCTATTATGACTATTACCAATCAATACAACAGCAGGCAAATAAATACAGATACGCCCTAGGTTACATCCTGCATCACTAGTCAATCTTGTTCTATGTATCAATACAACGTTTTCAATATGCCACACAATAACCGTAACCCAGAGTTCCCTCTCTGAACTATAGGGCGGACGTAGTGTGCATGGGTAGCATCATAATTCCCTCGTGTAGTGCGCCGCCCCCCTACTCCAGACTAAACCCACTGATAGGTGGATCATGTCTCCGAGGAGTAAGACATCGCTTAACAGGACGGACGCTGTCTCGTCCGCGAACACAATGTTGTATCCAAACTTCGCTGCATCTTACCACCGTCTTATCATACGCATAATCTTATCACACACTCCCCTTCCTCCCCAAGCACTCCCCCAGtcacccacccccaccccccccccaccggCCATTAAGACCCCTCGCCACCCCTCTCGCCGCTCCGCTAACCCTGCATCATACCCAACTACAACCCCCCCCCGACCCTCCACTAACATTTGTGGAATAGACACGCGGTTCACTGCCGAGGAGGAGCGTTTATCCGTCGATAAACACCAGTGTTTCTGGACGGTCCTACTCCACAGTCATATCCTATGTCGTGAGGATCGTGATGTGATCACGACTATCTACAGTAGTCGTGAGACGATGTTAGCGTAGGAAACTCACGACCTAATGTGCCTACACGCATCTTTACTGTAGATTCACAAATCTCTAATAGCTTATGAACCTCACAATGCTTCAGAACACGATTGCTACATATATTAAAGGCAAAATCCCTGGACCCACGGACACCGATCAATTGCACATGGCTTATTCAGCCAATCTTCTGACTTCAGTGCCTGTTATAAAACCAAT
Encoded here:
- the LOC138310571 gene encoding uncharacterized protein isoform X1 codes for the protein MAIRKREKTSAKIIANLKASLNRLKRDQSKTGRKAYQILTRSVCGKAVVEHSVRKTLEVKFEYWQICCLLNVEEEPEMSRSNAMKCEERDRLEDFYKQEATTLASKKTVNLKTGEQKSIMMETIPRTYAKFITKFPGTKLSLSHFRKLRPKSVLTMKHMKFINCLCEYCLNVKFKIDVIDKLLEKAGHSQHKLKSKEEAVQHTICQKGDGEFPKFECISRQCRQRSPHSIRVHLEVLDANQECCWKRWELSSIEKVANGKVQVSKRQVLLEKTGLLQELLAEFVMELGPLGEHLFTAQWQKEQFSKLTTAVQEKCVVTVADFAENYRCPMQDEIQSAHYSYNQVTIYPVVAYYSCPEKHCKEIVKESIIHISDDVVHDFEAVSTFTSRTESHLKENGIDFTNHIEFSDGCASQFKGKNTFFSVSNTENLERAYFGSRHGKSPSDALGGFVKRSAEGFVKSRAGFIRNGKEFHDFCSSNLKKDITKCKDGKHSHSRSVFFYYDEIRRNASSRNTVKTLKGTRKLHSVRGVKPGVVESRNLSCFCGVCLGKKTGSCPNSKYVKQWTPHIILETKNNKPLREKEGQKKMKKKNKQTKITHDGKKKTKTH